A genomic window from Actinomycetaceae bacterium MB13-C1-2 includes:
- a CDS encoding trehalose-6-phosphate synthase, with product MEPPISTDPSFVVIANRLPVDRVVSESGDVSWRTSPGGLVTALEPLMHERGGAWVGWIGAPDEELAPFDHDGYRVVPVKLTETEVEEYYEGFSNDTLWPLYHDSVAYPSYHREWWDAYKKINYRFAEAAARTAGNGATVWVQDYQLQLVPVLLREMRPDLTIGFFLHIPFPPEELFEQLPWRREILDGLLGADLVGFQTPAGAQNFLRLVRRRTDYPVERRSVKMPDGHTCTARAYPISIDVEGFHALSETDEVKAESDALLEELGNPKNVLLGVDRLDYTKGLRQRIRAIGELFEEGELDPEETVFLQVATPSREDVEQYQILRDDIDLLVGRINSEVGGVGRPAISYRYQSFPRATMAAMYRIASVMLVTPLRDGMNLVAKEYIACHPGRAGALVLSEFAGAARELNRAYLVNPYDLDGMKETIMEAMTDPYAERAKRWRAMERKVWNNTVQDWAAKFLDDLASTRG from the coding sequence GTGGAACCTCCCATCTCAACAGACCCCAGTTTTGTGGTAATAGCTAACCGACTTCCAGTTGATCGCGTAGTCAGCGAGAGCGGTGATGTGTCCTGGCGCACCTCGCCTGGTGGATTGGTGACGGCCCTGGAACCCTTAATGCATGAACGAGGCGGTGCGTGGGTTGGCTGGATTGGCGCCCCAGACGAAGAACTAGCACCGTTCGACCATGACGGCTATCGCGTCGTTCCGGTCAAACTTACTGAGACGGAGGTCGAGGAGTACTACGAGGGCTTCTCAAACGACACGCTCTGGCCGCTGTATCACGATTCGGTTGCCTACCCCAGTTACCACCGCGAGTGGTGGGACGCCTACAAGAAGATCAACTACCGTTTTGCTGAAGCCGCAGCGAGAACTGCAGGAAACGGGGCGACGGTCTGGGTTCAGGATTACCAACTTCAGCTAGTCCCGGTGTTGCTGCGGGAGATGCGTCCCGATTTGACCATCGGATTCTTCCTGCATATTCCATTTCCTCCCGAAGAACTTTTTGAGCAACTCCCCTGGCGTCGCGAGATTCTCGACGGTCTGCTGGGTGCTGATCTCGTCGGCTTTCAGACTCCCGCTGGGGCCCAGAATTTCTTGCGCCTCGTGCGTCGCCGAACCGATTACCCGGTTGAGCGACGCAGCGTAAAGATGCCTGACGGGCACACGTGCACTGCGCGCGCATACCCTATCTCCATTGATGTTGAGGGTTTCCACGCGCTCTCGGAAACGGACGAGGTTAAGGCTGAGTCGGACGCGCTACTTGAGGAACTAGGCAATCCAAAGAATGTGCTACTCGGTGTCGACCGACTTGATTACACAAAGGGCTTGCGCCAGCGAATCCGCGCGATTGGGGAGCTATTCGAGGAAGGAGAACTTGATCCCGAGGAAACCGTATTCTTACAGGTCGCGACTCCTTCCCGAGAAGATGTGGAACAGTACCAGATTCTGAGGGACGACATTGACCTGCTGGTGGGACGAATCAACTCTGAGGTTGGGGGAGTGGGTCGTCCAGCTATCTCGTACCGTTACCAGAGCTTCCCTCGTGCAACGATGGCCGCGATGTACCGCATCGCTTCTGTGATGCTGGTGACTCCGCTGCGTGACGGGATGAACCTGGTGGCAAAGGAGTACATCGCCTGCCACCCCGGGCGCGCGGGCGCCCTTGTTCTCTCGGAGTTCGCCGGAGCGGCCCGTGAGTTGAACCGGGCGTACCTGGTCAATCCCTACGACCTCGATGGAATGAAGGAAACCATCATGGAGGCAATGACGGACCCCTACGCTGAACGAGCAAAGCGTTGGAGGGCGATGGAGCGGAAGGTCTGGAATAACACGGTTCAGGACTGGGCCGCAAAGTTCCTTGATGACCTAGCTTCAACAAGGGGTTAG
- the otsB gene encoding trehalose-phosphatase produces MISRSWTFENSSGSEFEGEVATNPTGSLLVFDFDGTLSRIVPCAADARLVQESADALSQLDRAGVHIALVSGRAVETLLILSDAENQPGLANATVFGHYGAERLDVATGHYSAPPPTAAVAAAKHELARVVEQFPGATFEDKGLSVAAHFRNSVNPDKDRADSEPQIRAIAERHGLILEPGRLVWELRGPTVNKGDALKTLVDERHPSSVMFAGDDLGDITAFEALQQIHSSVNAPATCAVVSASPEAPELKRYADILCDGPDGVANWLTHLATVVGAGPAL; encoded by the coding sequence ATGATTTCCCGATCTTGGACATTTGAGAACTCATCCGGATCCGAGTTCGAAGGAGAAGTCGCAACAAATCCGACCGGTTCGCTCTTAGTCTTTGATTTTGACGGAACCCTCTCGAGAATTGTCCCGTGTGCTGCGGACGCAAGACTGGTGCAGGAATCAGCCGATGCACTGTCGCAGCTGGATCGCGCCGGAGTTCATATCGCATTGGTGTCAGGACGCGCAGTCGAGACGCTGCTTATACTCTCGGATGCTGAGAACCAGCCGGGATTGGCAAACGCCACCGTTTTTGGACACTACGGCGCAGAGCGCCTGGACGTGGCGACTGGGCATTATTCTGCACCGCCTCCGACTGCTGCCGTCGCCGCAGCCAAACATGAGCTAGCCCGAGTTGTCGAGCAGTTCCCGGGGGCGACTTTCGAAGACAAGGGTCTATCCGTTGCTGCCCATTTCAGAAACTCCGTCAATCCCGATAAAGACCGTGCTGATTCTGAACCACAGATCCGCGCGATCGCCGAAAGACACGGACTCATTCTTGAACCGGGAAGGCTGGTCTGGGAACTACGGGGACCAACTGTCAATAAGGGCGATGCACTGAAGACACTGGTAGACGAACGCCACCCTTCGTCCGTCATGTTTGCTGGAGATGATTTAGGCGATATCACCGCATTCGAGGCGCTTCAACAGATCCATAGCTCCGTGAACGCGCCCGCTACCTGTGCGGTAGTTTCTGCCTCGCCCGAAGCGCCAGAACTAAAAAGGTATGCGGATATCCTCTGTGACGGCCCGGATGGAGTGGCGAACTGGTTGACCCACTTGGCGACGGTTGTTGGTGCAGGTCCGGCTCTCTGA
- a CDS encoding TetR/AcrR family transcriptional regulator, with protein sequence MSKANRGPAAAAENRDSLMQSARTLFASHGLSVPFSAIARDAGVSQGVLYRHFPTQKALALAVFEENLERIEKAVEQRNVAVSGLEAAWEKLVELTINDAAFVEIAVNSGGDPQLEQVRRRITSFLDALITSAQERGEVGRDVTSHVLFVALRAVYGLVSTGVSERDDLKQDIRFLLGCLGLAVPDSPGHVETETLVG encoded by the coding sequence ATGAGCAAGGCAAATCGTGGTCCGGCGGCGGCGGCAGAGAATCGCGATTCGCTTATGCAGTCGGCCAGGACATTGTTCGCATCCCACGGACTAAGTGTTCCGTTCTCGGCGATAGCGCGGGACGCAGGGGTCAGTCAGGGGGTGCTTTATCGTCACTTTCCAACTCAGAAGGCCCTGGCTCTTGCGGTGTTTGAGGAGAACCTGGAAAGAATCGAGAAGGCTGTCGAGCAACGTAACGTGGCTGTTTCGGGACTCGAAGCCGCTTGGGAGAAGCTTGTTGAACTTACGATCAACGATGCCGCATTTGTAGAGATAGCCGTGAACTCCGGGGGCGATCCTCAACTAGAGCAAGTACGTCGTCGGATAACGAGTTTCCTCGATGCGCTTATCACCAGCGCTCAAGAACGAGGAGAAGTGGGGCGCGACGTGACCTCGCATGTACTTTTCGTCGCGCTCCGGGCGGTTTACGGCCTGGTATCAACCGGCGTCTCTGAGAGAGACGACCTGAAACAGGACATTAGGTTCCTGCTCGGTTGCCTGGGGCTAGCCGTCCCTGATTCTCCAGGTCATGTGGAGACTGAGACGCTAGTCGGTTGA
- a CDS encoding YdeI/OmpD-associated family protein: MAISPVEVDFDAPVERLAGRAIVRLPAIVSAELPSRGQVAAEITVTSTGSSDGPISTVIEPDGLRGHWLPLDRFPCAENVREGALVSVRLLTKRDWPEPEIPDDLTAALSGAPDLADTWDDITPMARWEWVRWIGATKNPETRAKRIRVTIDKLRNGKRRPCCFDLSSCTDPDLAKSGKLMPATSTLD; this comes from the coding sequence ATGGCCATCAGTCCGGTAGAGGTGGATTTTGACGCCCCCGTTGAGCGGCTCGCCGGTCGCGCAATTGTTCGTCTGCCTGCCATAGTGAGCGCTGAACTACCTTCACGCGGTCAGGTTGCAGCAGAGATTACTGTGACCTCCACCGGCTCATCGGATGGCCCAATATCTACGGTCATCGAACCCGATGGGCTACGAGGTCACTGGCTTCCACTCGATAGATTCCCATGTGCCGAGAACGTCAGGGAGGGCGCTTTGGTCTCGGTCCGACTACTGACAAAGAGGGACTGGCCCGAACCAGAGATTCCGGACGACCTCACAGCAGCTCTCTCGGGAGCGCCGGACCTCGCAGACACCTGGGATGACATCACCCCAATGGCCAGATGGGAATGGGTGCGGTGGATAGGCGCCACAAAGAATCCGGAGACCAGGGCAAAAAGAATCCGAGTAACGATAGACAAGCTTCGAAACGGTAAGAGACGTCCCTGTTGCTTCGATCTTTCTTCCTGCACCGACCCTGACCTCGCGAAAAGCGGCAAGCTCATGCCCGCAACGTCAACCCTCGACTGA
- a CDS encoding iron ABC transporter permease: MSDPTPAAMPRRSRTSPLRVAVWLLVLAVPVVFLVVFFAYPVLTIVGRGLFEGGSLDFGAIGEVLSRPRTLRVIGNTLVQATVGTGVSVALSIPTAFVLYRRSFPGRKFLRSLLLVPFVLPAVVVGVAFRALLAPHGPLGFLGWDRTLMAILLALVFFNVGLVVRMVGTVWESLDPRAEQAAQTLGASPLRAALTVTLPALFPVIGSAAVVVFLFCATAFGVVLVIGGSQFATIEVEIWLQTTQFLDLKTAAVLSIVQFGVVILVFWLSSLMRGRQSPPLALADGTVPAPRLRLGKGGSALDRVCTGIALLTGTLILLPLATMLIRSFRKDGAWTLGNYVALGTRGSQALTVNVWDAAINSLRIAVDATAIAVVVGVTLALVLSRRPRNSGARRAMGLLGAFVMMPLGVSAVTVGFGFLISLDRPPLDLRSSLILIPIAQALVATPLVVRSVLPILNGINPRLHQAAATLGASPTRILLTVDGPLMLRSVGLAAGLSFAISLGEFGATSFLVRPDRPTLPIVIYRLLGRPGDGNYEMAVAASVILAIVAGTVMTLAERLQPSTSGPTR, from the coding sequence ATGAGTGATCCGACTCCGGCTGCGATGCCCCGTCGTAGCCGGACAAGTCCCTTGCGGGTGGCCGTTTGGCTACTCGTTCTCGCCGTGCCTGTGGTGTTCCTGGTGGTGTTCTTCGCCTACCCGGTTCTGACCATAGTGGGACGAGGACTGTTTGAGGGTGGATCACTTGACTTCGGCGCCATAGGCGAGGTTCTCTCGCGCCCGCGAACGCTGCGTGTAATCGGCAATACCCTCGTCCAAGCGACGGTTGGAACCGGGGTCTCAGTAGCACTATCGATCCCAACCGCGTTCGTTCTTTATCGAAGATCATTCCCGGGCAGGAAGTTTCTCAGGAGCCTGCTACTGGTGCCTTTCGTGCTTCCGGCCGTCGTGGTAGGTGTCGCGTTCCGCGCTCTACTTGCTCCTCACGGCCCATTGGGATTCCTGGGGTGGGACCGAACGCTAATGGCGATTCTGCTGGCCCTCGTTTTCTTCAACGTTGGTTTGGTAGTTCGGATGGTCGGAACCGTCTGGGAATCGCTGGATCCCAGGGCGGAACAGGCGGCACAGACTTTGGGAGCATCTCCCCTGCGAGCGGCTCTTACTGTCACTTTGCCAGCGTTGTTTCCGGTCATCGGTTCGGCGGCGGTCGTGGTCTTCCTGTTCTGCGCGACGGCCTTCGGAGTGGTTTTGGTGATCGGCGGCTCGCAGTTCGCGACAATTGAGGTGGAAATATGGCTCCAGACCACTCAGTTCCTGGACCTGAAGACTGCTGCGGTGCTCAGTATCGTTCAGTTCGGGGTGGTTATTCTGGTTTTCTGGCTCTCGTCCTTGATGCGGGGGAGGCAGAGTCCTCCGCTTGCACTGGCAGACGGAACAGTCCCTGCGCCACGGTTGAGACTCGGAAAAGGCGGCAGTGCCCTCGATCGGGTCTGCACAGGTATCGCCCTGCTGACCGGCACTTTAATTCTTCTGCCGCTCGCGACCATGCTCATCCGCTCCTTCCGTAAGGATGGCGCTTGGACACTCGGTAACTACGTGGCACTGGGCACGAGGGGAAGCCAGGCTCTCACCGTAAACGTCTGGGATGCGGCAATAAACTCTCTACGGATCGCGGTCGATGCCACAGCAATCGCTGTGGTGGTTGGAGTGACCTTGGCGCTTGTCCTATCGCGGAGGCCGAGGAACTCTGGAGCCAGGCGGGCCATGGGACTTCTTGGAGCCTTCGTGATGATGCCCCTTGGGGTTTCCGCGGTAACGGTCGGATTTGGCTTCCTAATTTCACTGGATCGACCGCCACTCGACCTGCGATCTTCGCTAATTTTGATTCCAATCGCGCAGGCACTGGTCGCAACACCTCTGGTTGTGCGGTCGGTACTGCCGATTCTGAATGGGATCAATCCACGTCTGCACCAGGCCGCCGCAACGTTGGGAGCGAGTCCGACCAGGATACTGCTCACCGTTGACGGACCACTGATGCTACGTTCGGTCGGACTGGCGGCCGGTCTGTCATTCGCGATCTCACTTGGCGAGTTTGGAGCAACCTCGTTCCTCGTTCGTCCGGATCGTCCTACTTTGCCGATCGTTATCTATCGGCTGCTCGGCAGACCGGGCGACGGAAACTACGAGATGGCAGTAGCCGCCTCGGTGATACTAGCCATTGTCGCTGGAACCGTGATGACACTGGCCGAGCGTCTTCAACCCTCAACCTCAGGACCGACGAGATGA
- a CDS encoding ABC transporter ATP-binding protein, whose product MTPIQLPDAPGRAGLTVDSVSVEYRLGRERVRAVDHVSFHLEPGQTLALLGPSGCGKSTLLRAIAGLEPLSSGSVSWDGQNFDHVPTHERGFGMMFQDGQLFTHRNVGGNVAYGLKGTEWGASRETRDARVAEVLELVGLPGYQKRTIGSLSGGQAQRVALARLLARSPRLMLFDEPLSSLDRSLRERLADDLRVLLHDGNMTAVYVTHDPEEAETVADQIARMNEGRIENITPAARTR is encoded by the coding sequence ATGACACCGATACAGTTACCCGACGCCCCAGGCCGGGCAGGACTTACAGTCGATTCGGTCTCGGTCGAGTATCGACTGGGACGTGAGCGAGTTCGCGCCGTGGATCACGTGAGTTTTCACCTGGAACCGGGGCAGACACTGGCCCTGCTAGGGCCGTCAGGGTGCGGAAAATCAACGTTGCTTCGCGCGATAGCTGGGTTGGAACCGCTGAGCTCTGGATCGGTGTCTTGGGATGGGCAAAACTTCGACCACGTCCCAACCCACGAGCGCGGCTTCGGAATGATGTTCCAAGACGGACAACTATTCACTCACCGCAATGTTGGGGGAAACGTAGCTTACGGACTGAAGGGAACCGAGTGGGGAGCGAGCCGCGAGACTCGAGACGCACGTGTCGCAGAAGTCCTCGAACTGGTTGGACTGCCGGGATATCAGAAACGAACCATCGGCTCGTTGTCGGGGGGACAGGCACAGCGGGTTGCGCTCGCGCGACTGCTGGCAAGGTCACCCAGGCTGATGCTTTTCGATGAGCCGTTGTCCTCCCTTGACCGCAGTTTGCGTGAGCGGCTGGCGGACGACCTACGTGTGCTGCTACATGACGGAAATATGACAGCCGTCTACGTGACCCACGACCCAGAAGAAGCCGAGACTGTTGCAGACCAGATTGCACGGATGAACGAGGGAAGAATAGAAAATATTACTCCGGCGGCCCGGACCAGATGA
- a CDS encoding FAD-binding protein, protein MATKQDETFDIVVVGSGAGAFATALGAVDEGLSVAMVESTDKWGGNSAMSGGGLWMPNNPLMKRDGAGDSREEAIEYMKITIGEPGPASSEERIEAFVDGVEDWVLTAEKHGMEFIRAKEYPDYYPELPGGKIGRAIECTNINLKENGEWSDTQRDAMPLPLRTDDIWLLGRAWSTPAGFIRGAQFVFRTIGGLATGKKKTGLGGALMANYANAVLVNGDATLYLNTPAVDLVKDGDRVVGVKVDGPEGQRVIYARLGVMLAGGGFESNQEWREKYQGVEGFTSGAPGNLGGPIQMAMDAGAAIDYMDDAWWGGSLPPYEPGAKVPFMVGERSLPYMMFVDSQGKRFVNEAESYIDLGHHMIEHDRGGDFWMLTAGPYNKRYFRTFSIQPGVIKGLTEKGMIVKADTIEELAEKINVDPKTLIQTVDRFNGFAKTGIDHDFHKGDSAYDRYYGDPTIKPNPCLGAFEHGPYTAYKFVTGDLGTKGGAVTDADARVLREDGSVIEGLYATGNNTASVMGHTYPGPGSTIGPASVFGLRGARHMAKNARTAK, encoded by the coding sequence ATGGCAACAAAACAAGACGAAACTTTTGACATTGTCGTAGTGGGTAGCGGTGCCGGCGCATTTGCCACCGCCCTGGGTGCGGTTGACGAGGGCCTGAGTGTGGCCATGGTAGAGAGCACCGACAAATGGGGCGGAAACTCCGCAATGTCCGGTGGTGGCCTGTGGATGCCGAACAATCCGCTGATGAAGCGTGACGGCGCGGGCGACTCCCGCGAAGAGGCGATCGAGTACATGAAGATCACCATCGGGGAGCCTGGACCTGCATCATCCGAAGAACGCATAGAAGCCTTCGTTGATGGGGTTGAAGACTGGGTCCTGACCGCTGAGAAGCATGGCATGGAATTTATCCGGGCAAAGGAGTACCCGGACTACTATCCTGAACTCCCCGGGGGCAAGATCGGTCGAGCGATTGAATGCACGAACATCAATCTCAAGGAAAATGGAGAGTGGAGTGACACCCAGCGCGATGCAATGCCGCTTCCGCTTCGCACCGATGACATTTGGTTGCTTGGTCGCGCGTGGTCGACCCCTGCAGGGTTTATCCGGGGTGCCCAGTTTGTGTTCCGAACAATCGGTGGTCTAGCGACCGGGAAGAAAAAGACGGGCCTGGGCGGAGCCCTTATGGCTAACTATGCCAACGCTGTTTTGGTCAATGGCGACGCAACGCTATATCTCAACACTCCGGCCGTGGACTTGGTCAAGGATGGCGACCGTGTTGTCGGTGTCAAGGTTGACGGCCCCGAGGGACAGCGCGTGATATACGCACGCCTTGGAGTGATGCTCGCGGGTGGCGGATTCGAATCGAACCAGGAGTGGCGCGAAAAGTATCAGGGTGTCGAGGGCTTTACATCTGGCGCTCCGGGCAACCTCGGTGGGCCAATCCAGATGGCCATGGACGCTGGCGCGGCCATCGACTACATGGATGACGCTTGGTGGGGTGGTTCTTTGCCTCCCTATGAGCCGGGCGCCAAGGTTCCGTTCATGGTCGGTGAACGTTCATTGCCCTACATGATGTTTGTCGACTCCCAAGGCAAGCGCTTTGTGAACGAGGCAGAGTCGTACATCGACCTAGGTCACCATATGATCGAGCATGATCGTGGTGGAGACTTCTGGATGCTCACGGCCGGCCCCTACAACAAGCGATACTTCCGTACCTTCTCGATTCAGCCCGGCGTCATTAAGGGCCTCACTGAAAAAGGAATGATCGTCAAGGCGGACACCATCGAAGAGTTGGCCGAGAAGATAAACGTTGACCCGAAAACGTTGATCCAGACCGTGGACCGCTTCAACGGATTTGCAAAGACCGGCATCGACCACGACTTCCATAAGGGCGACTCGGCGTACGATCGCTACTACGGCGATCCGACCATTAAGCCGAACCCCTGTCTCGGAGCCTTCGAGCACGGACCCTACACCGCTTACAAGTTTGTCACCGGCGACCTTGGAACCAAAGGTGGCGCTGTGACCGATGCGGACGCACGGGTTCTCCGCGAGGATGGAAGCGTCATCGAGGGACTATACGCAACCGGGAACAACACCGCTTCGGTTATGGGACACACCTATCCCGGACCAGGATCGACCATTGGTCCCGCTTCAGTGTTCGGTTTGCGCGGTGCCCGCCACATGGCAAAGAACGCTAGAACCGCTAAGTAA
- a CDS encoding MFS transporter, producing the protein MSPQSISPSAYTSTKRASYVGYVVQAIVNNLAPLLFIVFHTQFEIPLAQLGLISALNFGVQLLTDFAAMFFVDRVGYRIPIVVAHVLAAIGLVLMGILPGALGDPFLGLCIAVVIYAIGGGLLEVLVSPIVEHLPTPADQKASGMALLHSFYCWGQLAVVVGTTLLLGVTGLSRWSLLPLVWAIVPLVNVFVFMRVPLPKTVADEDRTSLRNLFGTPLFLAALVLMMTGGAAELTMVQWSSFFAEQGLGVSKEFGDLLGPGLFALLMGVGRFAFGMWGTRVDLKRALLFSSLGAALCYFVAATSSIAIVSLLASALCGLMVALLWPGTFSLASARFPMGGAAMFAMLALAGDAGGATGPALAGGLAEAAHGPLLAIANILPSDGGSGLRTALLLCALIPTVFAITVWRFDKKTSEESTD; encoded by the coding sequence ATGTCGCCTCAGTCTATTAGTCCAAGCGCCTACACCAGCACGAAGCGCGCCAGCTACGTTGGATATGTTGTCCAGGCTATCGTCAACAACCTGGCCCCTCTGCTCTTCATCGTCTTTCATACCCAGTTCGAAATTCCACTGGCACAGTTGGGCCTAATCTCTGCCCTCAACTTCGGCGTCCAACTGCTAACCGACTTCGCAGCGATGTTTTTTGTCGACAGGGTCGGCTACAGAATTCCGATTGTAGTTGCCCATGTTCTTGCAGCGATCGGTCTTGTACTAATGGGGATCCTGCCGGGAGCTTTGGGGGACCCCTTCCTCGGACTGTGCATCGCCGTAGTGATCTACGCGATCGGAGGAGGTCTGCTCGAGGTACTGGTAAGTCCAATCGTTGAGCATCTTCCAACACCGGCAGACCAAAAGGCGTCTGGTATGGCTCTGCTCCACTCCTTCTATTGCTGGGGTCAACTCGCTGTTGTCGTTGGAACCACACTCCTACTTGGAGTCACCGGCCTTAGTCGTTGGTCTCTTCTTCCTCTGGTGTGGGCCATCGTTCCACTGGTCAACGTATTTGTGTTCATGCGCGTCCCGCTGCCAAAGACAGTGGCGGACGAGGATCGGACCTCGCTTCGAAACCTCTTCGGCACTCCTTTATTTCTGGCCGCCCTGGTGCTGATGATGACCGGCGGAGCAGCCGAGCTAACCATGGTCCAATGGTCTTCCTTTTTTGCCGAGCAGGGACTAGGGGTGAGCAAGGAGTTCGGTGATCTGCTCGGCCCGGGTCTCTTTGCCCTGTTGATGGGGGTCGGGCGGTTCGCCTTTGGCATGTGGGGTACGCGAGTCGACCTCAAGCGGGCACTGTTGTTCTCTAGCCTTGGTGCCGCGCTCTGCTATTTCGTTGCCGCGACCTCGTCGATTGCGATCGTGAGCCTACTCGCTTCGGCACTCTGTGGCCTGATGGTCGCGCTACTTTGGCCGGGAACATTCTCCCTCGCTTCAGCGCGTTTCCCTATGGGCGGAGCCGCCATGTTCGCCATGCTTGCGCTAGCAGGGGACGCTGGAGGTGCCACCGGACCCGCTCTCGCGGGAGGTCTTGCCGAGGCAGCACACGGCCCGCTCCTCGCTATCGCCAACATTCTCCCGAGCGATGGCGGTTCAGGTTTACGCACGGCACTTCTTCTGTGCGCACTGATTCCAACCGTATTTGCTATCACGGTCTGGCGCTTCGACAAAAAGACGAGCGAAGAGTCAACCGACTAG
- a CDS encoding DUF1801 domain-containing protein, with product MATKAPAMSPSDVPIQGVLDRVTGPRRAEANEILALHQEVSGELPIVWANRIIGFGEYEYRYESGHGGIAPLLGFATNQSKHTIYLAPDFERRWPDLVEKLGPHKASKVCLYITRLSSVDKSVLRELLQRTLDEVRLPE from the coding sequence ATGGCAACGAAAGCTCCCGCAATGTCTCCTTCGGACGTCCCGATTCAAGGGGTCCTCGACCGTGTAACAGGTCCGCGTCGCGCCGAGGCAAATGAGATTCTGGCGCTTCATCAAGAGGTAAGCGGTGAGCTACCGATTGTCTGGGCAAACCGCATCATTGGGTTCGGAGAATACGAGTACCGGTATGAAAGCGGACACGGTGGTATCGCCCCGCTACTGGGGTTCGCGACGAATCAATCGAAGCACACTATCTACCTGGCACCGGACTTCGAGAGACGCTGGCCAGACCTTGTGGAGAAGCTTGGGCCCCACAAAGCCAGCAAGGTGTGCTTGTACATCACTCGCTTGAGCTCCGTTGATAAGTCGGTGCTGCGCGAACTTCTTCAACGAACCTTGGACGAGGTTCGTCTGCCGGAGTAA
- a CDS encoding thiamine ABC transporter substrate-binding protein: MEYRPLKRPAVSTFAAVATIGLMAGCSVVGGEKPSGESITLVTHDSFAMSEEVMQAFTDETGISVTQVAPGDGGALVNQLVLTKDSPLGDVVYGVSDSFASRGVDEGVFAPYTSPNLPASAEPYLVGDLLTPIDASDVCMNVDLDWFADRGITPPETLEDLTKPEYANQTVLMNPATSSVGLSFLVTTIAAFGDEGWPDYWQRLRENGVSVVDGWSDAYYVDFTAAGEGGERPIVLSYSSSPPYTIADDGKASTAALLETCSRQIEYAGVIKGATNPEGAQKFIDFMLSERFQAQLPEQMFVYPINTEVALPEDWEKFAPRPTDPFYLSPEQIDSGRTEWIEQWTSLMID; encoded by the coding sequence ATGGAGTACAGGCCACTTAAACGGCCAGCTGTCAGCACTTTCGCCGCCGTGGCCACAATCGGATTGATGGCGGGTTGTTCCGTCGTCGGAGGTGAGAAGCCCAGCGGCGAGAGCATCACGCTGGTCACGCACGACTCGTTCGCGATGTCCGAGGAAGTCATGCAAGCGTTCACCGACGAGACTGGAATCAGTGTCACCCAGGTGGCACCAGGAGATGGCGGAGCACTGGTAAACCAGTTGGTACTCACCAAGGATTCGCCCCTCGGCGATGTTGTCTACGGAGTCAGTGATTCCTTTGCCTCACGCGGCGTAGATGAGGGAGTGTTTGCCCCCTACACCTCGCCGAACCTTCCCGCGAGCGCCGAGCCCTATCTGGTCGGCGACCTGCTCACTCCGATCGATGCTTCTGACGTCTGCATGAACGTCGATCTAGACTGGTTCGCTGATCGCGGCATCACTCCCCCAGAAACCCTCGAGGACCTCACCAAACCTGAGTACGCGAACCAGACGGTTCTGATGAACCCAGCGACCTCCTCGGTCGGCTTATCGTTCCTGGTAACTACCATTGCGGCGTTTGGGGATGAGGGGTGGCCTGACTACTGGCAGAGACTCCGCGAGAACGGGGTGAGCGTGGTTGACGGCTGGTCGGACGCATACTATGTCGACTTCACGGCCGCAGGTGAGGGCGGAGAACGACCGATCGTTCTTTCCTACTCCTCGTCCCCGCCCTACACCATCGCAGACGACGGAAAGGCAAGCACTGCGGCGCTGCTTGAAACCTGCTCCCGACAGATCGAGTACGCCGGTGTGATTAAGGGGGCCACCAATCCCGAAGGTGCCCAGAAATTCATTGACTTTATGCTCTCGGAACGATTCCAGGCTCAGCTTCCAGAGCAAATGTTTGTCTACCCAATCAACACCGAAGTCGCACTTCCGGAGGACTGGGAGAAGTTCGCGCCGCGTCCAACCGACCCCTTCTATCTCTCTCCAGAGCAGATCGACTCGGGTCGCACCGAGTGGATCGAGCAATGGACTTCTCTGATGATTGACTAG